A stretch of DNA from Scomber japonicus isolate fScoJap1 chromosome 19, fScoJap1.pri, whole genome shotgun sequence:
AAAGATGCATCTAGTCCTGTGTAAAAATCTGTGCATTTGTGCTAGTCTATGCATATATGACCCCATCGTTTTTATTGTTGTGAAAAACTGTTACAGTATCCTACTGACAATTCACATGCACTAACTAAGATGTCACTACAAATGATACTGCATATAAatcactgtttatttaaatttaaacattttgatgtTCCCATATATTCAATAGCTTCACGACACCGTTACTGAAGCATGAATGGACTGTCTTGTCACACTAGAGACATGACTGTGTGTaactctgtgtgtctttgttcaGGTATGGACCTAATTGATCCTAAAGAACTGGAGAGTATGAGACATCAGCTTGAAGATGCCCAGCGCTGGAATGCCTCTCTGCAGGCTCGTTTAGGAGCCATCCAGAACCGTGGAGGAGGGGTTGGTGGAGCCACTGATGGTGGTAAGACCAGCAAAAATACACTATTTAAATGCACTATTAAATGTCTTATTCTTATATTTTTCAAGAGCTTATGTTCAATTGACTCTTCATGTGACATTTCAGGTGACACTTTGAGTTTCATTGGAGATCAGACTTCCTACATGAGTATTTGTGTAGGAGAGGGTCAGGATGACAGCTTGTCTCTACTGTCTGCTGAGGAACTCAAACAGAAGGTAAAAtccttttcaaactaaaaaaaattaaattaataaataaatattgtccCTTGCTCTTGAATATATAGGCTTAAGTAATTACCTGTGTAAATATGACTGTATTAGTTGGGAGGTATGTCACCAAAACACTTAAAGTAGGAAGACAATCATGCAAATGGATTAAAATTAGTCCTTCTGGATATTAGGTGCTGGAGCTGCAGGATTGTGTCAGCAGATTGCAGACTGTAAACAACGAGCTACAAAACCGACTGTCACTGCTGGAGAAGTCAGATCGTGATACTTACAGTAAGGATGACCAGGACCTGGCCGGCAGCAGCCCTTGGAAGCAGGTTAGAGTCTACAAAAGACAGCTGCAAAACATTAAATGGAAAAAGTCGATCTTGAAGTTGTGGCTTCAATGTTACTTTTCTAAACCTTACAGCAAAAGACaatgttttgttatttcattTAGCAAATATTCAATGAATCATGTCTGAGTCATTGTCTAACATCCACCTTTAGAAGCTCCTTTCTAACCTTTGAACCTACATCATAAAGGTGCAGCGTGttgaatttagtggcatctagcagaatagacttggcagaaatggaaaataataataatgttttatttattttacaatcacctgaaaataaaaatctttgtATTTCCGTTACCTTAGAATAAGTGGGTCCTCTTTCACAAAGGCTGCCATGTTActctgccatgtttctacagtagcccagaacagacaaaacaaacactgtctctagagagggccttttgcATTCTTCACAAATGCTCCTACGCActtggaagaggaggggaggtgtattcagttggttgccaTCTACAACtgcactgctagatgccactaaatcctacacactggtcctttaacctTCTACTCTGTCTAGCCTGTTATTAATGTCTCTTTACTTTGTGATACTtttatgtcttatttttctAACAAGTGTATTTCTTGCCTGTAGTAGAAAATATCCTATTTCTCTATCCTTCACCTTTCCTAACCAGTCCCTGTTTTTTATCTCTGTGTTCCATGAAACGGTCTCTCTTCGCCATACCACATTAGACACGTCATGCCATTCTGCTCTTGCTGTGCAGTGTTTTATGGATTCTGTTCCCTCATTAAGTTTTTCTTTTACCGAGCCATGTGTGTCATACTCGCCTCCCATCCCATTACTCTAGCAGCTAGGGAAGACGCGGGAGGCTCAGACTTCGACTCACGGTAGCAGGATGAATCGCTCTGGTCAAAATAAAGAGAGTCAGACAGACATGACACTGGGACAGGTATGACATAAATTATCAATTATTGCATTAGTACCTGAAACATTTTACCATTTTAAGCCATTTTAACTATATTTGTATTTCTAACTATATTTTAGATGGTTCCTGTAAAGCTGGTTGATGATGAGAGTGTTGACAGTGGTCTCAGCCAGAGTAGAGAGCATGCTCAGTCTGGCAACAACAGTTTGGATCTTGAAGAGAGAGATTctaaggagaggaagagagatgtAATGGCACTTAAATCCCTGCTGACTGATTGTGGGGCCACATCAGTCTTGCACCTTAGGTGGGTCTTTTCTTTTGTATAACCCACATTATACTCCTTATTTTCAATATAACTTGCACTAATAAGAGTGAGCTGCCTGGACAGTAGACTAATCAAAATGTCCCTTCCTGCAGAGAGGAACTGCTCAGACTTAAATCAGAAAACGTGGAGCTGCGGGGACTCCTGAAAGAACAAACATCTACTGAatgtaaagagaaagagagcacagATGCTTCAGGGAACAGCAGTGATGGACAGGCTGAATTGAGACAGAGTTTGGAAACACTTCAGGCCGGAGCAGAAGGTCACTCTAAGGTCACCAGGCTGTCGAAGGACAAGGGAGAAAAGATCTCTAACGAGGTGCCCGATGAGGAGATCCCTGTCACCATGGGCCTAATTGTCAGCACTGAAGAGGGGTCGGAGGGTCTGCAAACTAAAGGCCAGTCATACAGCAAGAGTGCAAAGCAGCATGTCACAAAGCACGGGGTAAGTTTTATATTATGAAAAGAGTTTAAAGAAGCATGTCATTACGTCCTGCTTGATGAGTTTTTAATATCTGTTCTTGTTTCAATTGTAGGCTGGTGTCAGATCTCGTCTCCCGGTTCCCGTGAGGCCGAAAATGGACTcgagcagcagcaggcagtcTGAAAACCTGCAGTCGGACCATGACTCTGATCATGTACAAACTGATGCACTTCAGCATGATGATGTCTACGATGCTGACCAACAGCCGCATGCAGACACCAGCTCCCCTGCGTCACTCCAACAATGCACATCCCCATCCTCCACCCTCAGATATGCTCATGGTAGCAGCAGTCCTGAAGGGTCAGACAATGGCTCCAGAGCCAGAGAGACACCAAGTGACACCCAGGCCACCTCTGCTCTTTTCACTCAGCTAGAGCTCCTCAACCAGGAGTGCCAGGAGAAAGAGGCATTGATCAACAAGCTGAGTGAGCAGCTCAGTGATTGGGAAGAGCTCCACGTTCAACTCCAGGAAAAGGAGAGGTTCAATCGCCAGTATGCAGAGGCCTTACAGGCTGCAGAATCCACCATTGCTTACTTGACCGCCTGCAGTCTGGACAACCAACGTGGATTTATGTCACACTCAAATTCTTGTCCAGGTTCTGGTGGTTCAGATGCTGTCCTCCACAGCAGGTTCATAGAGCTGCAGAAAGCCCTACAGGAGAAGGAGGATCTCAATAACCAGCTTATAGAGCTTCTGAACATGGCAGAAAAAGCCATCTCCTCCTTTGAAAGCCAGGAGAAGAATCCAGAAATCATTGATCTACGTCTGAAGATGGAGACAGCACTACAGCAGGAGAGTACACCTTCAGATAGCCCGAGAGACATGTTTGGATACACGGAAGATTCAATGCACAAGCTGCAGCAACATGCAGACACTTTGCAGGAGGCACTTTGGGAGCAGAATAGGATTAACGCAGAGCTGCAAGAAAAACTGTgggctgcagctgctgttgcACAACATGGTTACAGTGGTGCTGACCAGAATGGTCCATGTTCAAGGCAAATAGTGGCAGGATCACTTGAGGAAAAAGAGTCAAAGGGACAGCACAGCATGATGGGAAGTTCTGATGATGTTAGTTTAAATGAGGAGATGACGAAAGTTTTAATGAACTGCCTTAGTGCAGCTGAGTCTGTCGTCGCCTCTCTGGCTgcacactgcacaaacactAGCTCCTTGGCTTCTGGTAGATCATCTCAGACATACCCTGACCTGCAGACGTGTTTAGACCAACTTCAGAGGGCCCTGCAAGAAAGAGAGGAACTGCGAAACCACACAGAACCGACGCAGACGGCCACCAAATCCAGCAGCAATCAGTCTGCCGCTTCAGCTGGAGCAAAGGAGCAACCTCACCAAGAGCTCCATCACAATCTGTGTCTCCTCTACAAGATCTTCAGCGATCACTGTCAAAGGATCTCCGAACTCCAGGCTTCCCTGCAAGAGGACAGAGGCCGTAGAGAGGAGAGCAAGGCCCGTACAGCAGCGCAGGATGCCAAAGGATTACCGCCAAATGTTCAACTCCAGCTGGAGACTCTCCATAAGGCGctgagggagaagaaaaaaacatgtaaaaacctGGAGGAGAAACTGGCCACTGCTCAATCCATTATTACCAAGACACCGTCGCCTGAAACTGCACGGAGAGGTAAGATTACTCACGCTGAGCTGTTTCGAGTATGTACAATTATGTTTTTTGATTTGGACATAAACCGATTTATCAGgaacatgatgatgaagaagagagaCGTGATTCTGTACACGCTATATGATTTCTTCCTAACCCAACATATATTGCCTCCAATGCCAGCTCTGGAGCAGGATGACAAAGGCGTGCAGGTGGATTTGCAGGACCTCGGTTACGAAACCAGTGTGACCAAGAGTGAGAACGATAGGGAAGAGAGCAGTAGCACAGGTAGACGGCATTTAGACAGACATTGCATGTCTGTCTGCTGAGTGGACACTAATCTCAAATGTTGGATAGattctctctatatatatgttCTGCATGAGGACTGAACAAAGGCAACTGTAACACTGTCTCAATTTTTCCTGTCCTGGGTCTCATAACCACACGGTCTCTTCTGGTCTTGGCACTTTTCACTCATTTGAATGAGCTGTCAATATTCTGTATTGACAAAATCTTGCATGTTACCACTCTGACGTTTGGGAATGTCTATCCAGCGCTCAATAACCTctcacttttatattttatttaaaaaaatcatattttacagTTAAGCTATACTTTAAATGATTTGATCTCTTCTCACACGGCACTGTCACCATTTGTTTTCTACACTTtgtaatctttttcttttccttatcTGACAATTTTTGTGTCCTGTGTGTTGCCAGATCTAGAGGTCGGTGTGAAACCCAGCTGCAGTGCTTCTAGCCTGCCTTCGCTGTTGAAACACGAGCAGGCCGCTTTCTCCTCTACAGAAAACCTGGACTCAACCTCCAGCACGCCATATCCCAGTTCTCCAGCATTCAGCTCAGCCAAGGTATTCAATTTAGTCTTTCAGTTTAATCCCATTCAGCGACAATTTTTTGCTACCTCAAAAACAAAACGGACACTGATGCTGCTGTTCTCTGTTTTCAGGTCAGTCTGAAAAGCCTGCAGGTGTACGAGGACTACGGCGTCTCTGAGGACCCTCTGCAGCTCCAGACGCAAGTCAGAGAGCTGAAGGTCCAGCTGGAAAGCCAGACCAAGCTCATTCTCCAAATGCAAAGTCTTCTGCGCAGGAACTCCCTCTCCAGCGACCTCGTTGCCAACATCTCCGACCCATCAATCGTCAGGGATCAAGAAGGGACTCATAGAGAGGACCATGCCCACGATAAGAGTTACAGAGGTGggcagctgagagagaaaaaggagggggaGAACCAGGCGATGAAGGATAAAACCAGCCATTTGAATGtagagctggagagagagaggacactgAACAGAAGCATGAGCGAACAGCTGCAGCAGACCCGCAGCCGCTCTACATCACCTGCAAGGTCAACATGCTTTTCCATTTATCAATATAATACTATTTTTACACACTGAGCTGCACAGTTATTTCGGAAATCTTAACTCATGctgtcttctgtctttttgCCCTCATTCTGTCTTCTCCACAGATTGGACTCCCTGGTGCAGTCTCAGGCCAGGGAGCTGTCACAACTGAGGCAGCAGATCAAGGAGAGCCGTAGGCTGGGAGCCCTGCAGCGTCAGCAACTGCAGGAGCTGAACAAGGCCTTCAAGGAGCTGCTACAGGCCAGTAAAGTCGACCACTACATGGGAGATGTGGTCAAAGAGCAGCTGGACAAGAGCCTGAGCATCCTGGACAAGTTGGAAGGACGGCTGGACAAAggtagctgctgctgctgctgcctcgaCGGTTTTTGCATTCCTTATCTTTTGATGAATGGTGTTAATCAGAGCCGAATCACGTACCAAAACACACTTGACTCCAGCAAACACGCATGCTAATTGAATGATAAAGAGCGCCATAGGGGACTGACTGTAGAACCACTTTAAAGAGCAGCTGTGTTTGAGTCAGCAGCATTGACCTTTTTATTGTATAGAAATGTCTTGATTTAATAACTACCAGCAGCAGGGAGGGATGAACACAAAAGAGCAGTCAATCATAACTGATTTTTACAGACAGGTCCTTGACAGCATCTTTTCCTCTGTCTGCTAGGAGAGTCTCATCTGGATAATGAGGACGTGGCGGCTCTGGAACTGTCTCGCAGGTATGTCTCAACCTCCTATATGGAAGGTTACTGGGATTGTGAATTAAATTGTCTAGGTATGACTAAGTATTATATAATTTTTGATGTAAAGAATTACAGAGAATCATTTCACACACCATGAGGcttctctttgttttcagtcattCAGATTTTACTTAATTAAAGTCGAGTGCAACCAATGCTAACAACATGATTTTACCAACTACTGAGCAGtcattcacatcatttttacaCTCATCTAAAGTcacagtcattcattcattttgggCTTTACTGTTACACTAGATGTAACCacatgttttcttcatttgttgtttattcTGATGAAGCGGTTTATAAAAGTTTATGTAATGTATTATAGTCTTCCTGTCTTGTGCTTTTGAGGTTACACTGCTCATTACTGCTTGAGGTTTTAGGGTCATTAGCtgagctgtttttgtttgtctcgTGACCCCCTTTaaagtccccccccccaccccccccacctcctgcCAGCCAATTGCCTTATGACCCTGGGGCTGTATTGTTGATTTTGAATAGCGTCCTGCTGTTGACCTAATTTTGTCCTTTGTGTCAACCAAAACATTAAGGTTACAGCGAACCGAACTAGGTCATTGGTGTCTCTCAGTCATCGGGACgtcaataaaataaactgtgaggctttgctaaaaaaaacacactgatttatTGTGAAATAGTGATTGGATGTAAAATTAACTTTATTtcccattatttatttattcatttaatagtAAAGCTAGTGTCTGTggctttttatatatatatatatatatatatatatatatatatatatatatatatatatactttttttttccccaaaaaaaaagttggaacaTGACTTTTGAACGACAGAGTAAAAGTTGCTCTCTACAGTCATGGTGACATACGTTAACCTACATTATTACTGACGTGGGCAGTCTTGGGGAGTTTCAGCAGGCATCACAGTCACTGCTGTCCTTTGAGGAGAGCGTGAGAGATCCTCCCGACAGCCCGGCTAGAATCCAGCAGGAGTTAGATAACCTGCGTCTGGAGctagagggcgagagagagctgctgcagcagcatgtcagctTCCTTGTCCAGCAAAACCTCACCCTGGCTGAATGCACCAGGGAGCAGTTGGACCTGTGAGTGGAGTTTGTTCCAGATGGACAGCATGACGTTTGCTGTGGACTCCTCTTTCATActttccagctgtgtgtttctgctgaaaGTTACAAGCCCTCCGGTTCAGAACATTCGTTTTCTTGACTTCTTTAATCTTCAGCTGTTTCTCTTGTTTTGGGGGATTGTCCTCTTAAACCATCTCCTTCTATGGCTCTGTGTGATTCTGCCTTTAAAAGTGAGATGATGTGTTAGGATCAAATCCAGCTGTTGGATTAACATGACTaattctcctccttctcctcctcttcctccttcctcctcctcccaggtTGGCTAAAGAGCTGCAGGAGAAGAACCGTCTCATCCAAAGCCTGCAGAGCCAGTTCAGAGGCCAGGGTCCCAGCAGCCACCACAGCTCTCACTCTGATCTGTTACTGGATCTGGACAGGACCTCTTCCTCATGCCACAGTAGCCCGACCACACAAGGTGGCAATCGAGCCCACAGTAAGTGCTTACATTAGGTCAAGACAAACAATATGTGTGTAAAAGCTGCTAAAACTTAGATGCAATACTTAAATATAATCTTAAATGAAATCAAGCTGTGAAGCGGTCGAAAGCCAAGTTCAATTATAGTCTTAAGTGTCACAGAATATGGTCCAGCCAGGTATAGCAGGCACTAGACTCTGGTCATGTTAAGTTCACAGTAGGATTAACTCAGTTTGCTCCATTAAATATGcatattttcctcctttttttcctgccTCAGAGGTATGTCATTGAGATTACCTGAGTCCTTGTCCATGCACCTGGCCAGTCTAGTCGCAGCCTGTAATGGCACTTATTTTCCACTCAGATCCATTCTGATGCAGTGAGGCGTCCCGTAAAACAAAGCATGCTGGCCAAGGGCAGATTAGGATTAGATTTCAGTCCACCTCCACTTAATGATGCATTATTCAGTGGCACCTATCAGGTTCAATCTTCAAATTGAAAAATCCCTCGGAGGAAAAGAGACAGTGAAGactgttagagagagagagagagagagagagagagagaaagagagagagagagaagtgaggcATGTGGATGTGACTCAAACTCACATTTTACCAAAACAATCATCGTGTTAACATGGAAGCTTTAGCAATTGAGGATATTCTAGTTTACCCACTCTAACTAAAGTTTATGAAGCATCATCTAGTTTTATGTTGAATTATGACTTGTGAGGAGAAACAGAAATATcttttacacaaaaaaatgtcatggATATGcccatatttatatatttacagtgtCTAACCGTCTCTGTCTTCCTGTGCATGTGCAGGCCAGCGACACTCGGCCGATCGGACGGTGGGAGGAGCTCAGGAGGAAGATGTGTCCGGTCACAGGGAGGCTGCCAGCAGACTGCAGGGCCTGCAGAGGGAGAACGGGAGACTGCAGGAGAAGCTGAGGGGCAGCGAGGAGCTCAACACCACCCTGCGCAGAGAGCTCGACCTGCATCGCTCCATTATGGCCCAGAACAGCTCCCAACATCAGGAACAAGATCACAGCCATGACCAGGAGGGGTCGGGGTCTCTGAATGACGGATATAAACGTGATGGAGATATGAGCTCACAAAAGAATGCTTCTGAACAACCTCACAACTTGAATTCAGGTAAATGTGGGGCATTGGTGACTTAATTACCATGTTAGAGACTTCCTGTTATAAAACACCCTGAAGATAAAACTTTAAAGAAGCAAAATACTCTGAAAAACTCCAATTATTTAGCTTTTTGTGAGACAAATTATGATTTGTACTTTGTGTTGATGGTGTAGCAACATTATTTGAGTAAACATAGCATTAATTATTAAAGGGGCGCTCCACCAATGTTACACTTAAAGCTCAGTTTCACTTGTTACATAGAGCGCTACTCTATGTCTTCTGTGACTCTAGAGGGAGCTTTCCAAAATCAGAGAAAAGAATAAACCTAGTGATTTCATCAGTTATCTAGCTTGAGTTTGAAGAATGCAATTTGAGCAGAAAGCCTGAGTTATAAACTGTAGACATTTACTCTGCAGGGTTGATCTAACTTAATTATTAGGTTGAATTATGGGGAATGTAGGATCCTGTGTTTTTCTAGCTGGACCCATACTAGGCACTAAAACTCAGGATATTTCTCCCATCTTTTATATTAAGTTAAAATTTTAGATCCCCACAAAGTACCCCTTGAATTtagctttgtgcttgtgtgtctgtcagaCCTGCTGGCCGAGCATCTACAGGAGATCCGAGCTTTGCGGCAACGTCTGGAGGAGAGTATCCGCACCAACGACCATCTCAGGGAACAGCTGGAGAGGAGACTAGCCGAGGTGGACAAAGACCCAggtatgtgtgatgtgtgttacatATGTGAAGAGTTAGTTACTTATGCTGTTATTTTCTGACTGATGAGTGTatgtatgttcctgtgttcAGCAGCTACCAACATCTTCATCCATGGCAACGAGGAGCAGGGTCAGCTGGCCAACGAGGTACGATTCCTCTGGGGACAAAACCAAGTCCTGAAGGAGCAGCTCAACGTGGGGTCCAGAGGTAAAAAGTTTATCACAAGCTCACTTTAACCTATAATTAGGATCATGGACAGGCCTTTTCAGTCATTGGATCAACAGagatattaaacacacacatctcactAACTCAAACATCTTTAATCCCACCAGACAAGCAGAAGGAGAACCAGAAGCTGCGGGACACTCTGGCGCGTCGGACGGCCAAACTGGAGCAGAGCAGGAAGGAATGTGAAGCTCTGAGGCAGGAAAACTGCCGACTGCAGGAACAGCTGGAGCTCAGCAGCCAAGAAAACGCTCAGCTGCAGGAGACACTGCACTACAGCAAGGAGCAGCTGGACaggtatgaacacacacacacacacacacacacacacacacacacacacacacacacacacacacacacacacacacacacacacacagacaaacacatccCGTGATTACGACTCTCCTCCATGCaacctgaaaccacacagactTGCTAATTACCATTTTAAAGAGTCATTACAATCACCATTATTCCATACCGTTGGTACAACTCTGAAACATGAGAGTCGACCATGTGAAGACTCGTTCGTGAGCACACGAATGCACATATCATAACGACGGCATGTGACCTCTCGGCCCCACGGGTCCCACTGACACAGCTGAGTGAGGCCGACACATGAAACCTGGAGTCTAGTTTACTGTCAGATCACTTGtcctctccctttcctttaCTTGTCACTCTTGAGTATGCGTGTGGTGGTGTGTACTCTATACATAAGGCTCCTTGTTTTTACTGATTTTTACTGAATAATAATGGGAATTGTTATATATTAAGGTGCCATGCTGCTTCAGTTCAACAGCAAATGGATTAAAACAAGCTTTTGAGTGAGACCAtctacatttgtgtttgtggaaTGTACCAAAAATGATCAGAAGCTGAAATGGTTGAAGTTGAAGTTCACTCTGATTTTATGTCACACATGCAAAAGTTGTGTTTCTTGCTATGAGAGAAACCAGTTATACCTCCAGTTATAAAACCAATATTGGTTAAACTACTGTTTAAGATGTAAATTATacttttaaaatctgatttttctcaaggattaaaaaaaaccctaaataaaCAGATAGTGACTATAATGAGTCCTACATGAGTAGATTGAGGAGCTTGTTTGCAGTGCCTGTCCCTAGATGTTTATATATCCACTGTCATTGTTTTTAATAGTATAGCtctcttttatcttttaaaccCTCTGATCGTTggattttgtgttttcaggtttCAGTGTGAGGTGAAGCTCCAGAAGCAGCAGCTGTCCGACTCCCAGCATCTTCTCCAGTCGCTGCGAGTGGAGCTGCAAGTTTATGAAAACATTAAGATCGAAGCTCAGAAATACGGTACGACAagcttgttttccttttaaaaagaaaaagaaagagctcAATTTATGTATGCTGTTCATATAACTGATTTATGTGGAACATTGCAACTCTGAGACAGTCGAACGCAGTGAAGTCAGTCTTTGAAGCTCTTTGATCTCATTTCTATCTTAGACTCTTTTAATTATAGTTGTGATACAGCTGCTTATGATATTACTGCTAGGATGTCTCTGACACCGTGAtcttgattttaaaatatacaatgcAGTGTAACACTTTTGACTCTCGGTATATGATACGGctaaaaaatgtccttttcagAGACTCACAGGTCCAAACTGTGAGTGGAAAAAAGATTGAAAAGATAAGCAGGACTACATTCAGAGGGAAAGTAATAAGTAAAGATGGTGTGAGTTATATGAAGTGAATCGGTGAGATGGAAAATACTGTTAGCTAGGGAATACTACATGGCTGTTTAGTGATTCCTGGCTAAATGAAGCTTACTGAGGCATTGTGTTAGAAACAAGCTTGTTAAACTCTGcacgctgccatctagtggtgctGCAAACATCCTCCACCTGAATATTCTTCACCACATATGAAGCCATCTATAAAATGCTCTGGGGCAAATATCTGAGTGGTGAAACTTGTTCTCACACTGAGCATCACTGATTTCAttctttcactttaatctgtgtgtattgtgttgattttaagattttaatgaCAGGACATTTCAGAGCAGAAAGTACGGAATCTGTCATCAATTAAGAGTGACAGTAGGGTTTACGTGACATTATGACAAAAGAACTAGTTTGGTAggcagatattattattatttctgttataTTTGCAACCAAATCTAGGTGCAGAATGGTAACTGTGCAATGGCTAATGACAATCCTCTTCAATTATACGGCTACTACAACCCACAAAGTGTCTGACTCAGTGAACTCTACGTGAATGAAAGGCCCCAGAACCGTTCTGACCAGTTTGAGACCAGTTCACTGACTAAATGAACAGCCCAGCCCATGCTCCCAAAGTTTTTCTGAACCTGAATTTCCTGTCAGTATTTTGCCacacaaataag
This window harbors:
- the cdk5rap2 gene encoding CDK5 regulatory subunit-associated protein 2 isoform X5 codes for the protein MDSVVGDDVTLPVDINGSCRLADSIDAGEFSSDSMTAPSFPGKMSPIKALTMKDYENQITALKKENFNLKLRIYFMEERMQQKCDDSTEDIFKTNIELKVELESMKRDLAEKQELLVSASKALESLAGRESGEPRRVREQAQREMDALREAFSKRIADLEQSLRTAEEEVEKMAAIAEQEKFKNINMEKQLQALGLPSVITPLPSPVHDLQQALQEKDNVIEQLKITLKNQEAAIHQKNNRDQETDAPSAECVKQLSDLIAKKDQELEALRDELHREKDRLQPDHQKSEVSRLESVNKLLTQELTQTRGTNENLTQTLDDTQIQNKTLSGKLEEKENELNSEKKNAIKRDKTIQGLTQVLKEKEKEIAELCHEIEDRDDALAKAREAAHKAQLQKYQAIEEHQNLLMAKQTELAQLQGEHHAKVLEAQKLQRGLDRKEQELADLQQAKDQLEVELEDLQQQKKKGDKALNDLNNQLKKQSGEIGERESALEQQYQELLDQTKRKLQSHEVTIQRLTSTLADKEQQLQEYINMVRDFEQSKSPGGTDNVLSKLRQRLKEKEKALEQALDEKFAAIEEKDNEIHQLQLSLREKERDLDRLNNLLSHNEETINNFDSLIKEKDVELQHLANTLKNLQRAKQDVEDNLNRSLREKDAIISQLQLSLEGKTKDMDEMAESMLSQSQTHARDLAEQMGQRLKVTEAMLAEAVKARERLVADNESAVEGLMATISSKDQLLKESAEHYNRMLSERTQEIQELRRQLSDRQQQLAAAEKQSSTTAQEGYLETAELRALLAEKESLINKLLQRGQERDQYLAEMRQKEEPDRVLELRQTIQIMQEKLDEREAELSRRNSEDNMENIPHSKKAVVILKKELAQKTEALNKALKRENELKISLAELQSLLSELEGRNEGQAANIESLTATLKTKDEIINVLHQRLGQRGENRADHIQDQVIGSGMERSLPGLPQRERTMIGGDSQQEALPNLIALQQEQNALNKALRAEQQLYSSLVRTVKEQDSAQRLHALQLELTAVQLLRQQLEDSIKTNEELRDDLERELDRAKLREGMDLIDPKELESMRHQLEDAQRWNASLQARLGAIQNRGGGVGGATDGGDTLSFIGDQTSYMSICVGEGQDDSLSLLSAEELKQKVLELQDCVSRLQTVNNELQNRLSLLEKSDRDTYSKDDQDLAGSSPWKQQLGKTREAQTSTHGSRMNRSGQNKESQTDMTLGQMVPVKLVDDESVDSGLSQSREHAQSGNNSLDLEERDSKERKRDVMALKSLLTDCGATSVLHLREELLRLKSENVELRGLLKEQTSTECKEKESTDASGNSSDGQAELRQSLETLQAGAEGHSKVTRLSKDKGEKISNEVPDEEIPVTMGLIVSTEEGSEGLQTKGQSYSKSAKQHVTKHGAGVRSRLPVPVRPKMDSSSSRQSENLQSDHDSDHVQTDALQHDDVYDADQQPHADTSSPASLQQCTSPSSTLRYAHGSSSPEGSDNGSRARETPSDTQATSALFTQLELLNQECQEKEALINKLSEQLSDWEELHVQLQEKERFNRQYAEALQAAESTIAYLTACSLDNQRGFMSHSNSCPGSGGSDAVLHSRFIELQKALQEKEDLNNQLIELLNMAEKAISSFESQEKNPEIIDLRLKMETALQQESTPSDSPRDMFGYTEDSMHKLQQHADTLQEALWEQNRINAELQEKLWAAAAVAQHGYSGADQNGPCSRQIVAGSLEEKESKGQHSMMGSSDDVSLNEEMTKVLMNCLSAAESVVASLAAHCTNTSSLASGRSSQTYPDLQTCLDQLQRALQEREELRNHTEPTQTATKSSSNQSAASAGAKEQPHQELHHNLCLLYKIFSDHCQRISELQASLQEDRGRREESKARTAAQDAKGLPPNVQLQLETLHKALREKKKTCKNLEEKLATAQSIITKTPSPETARRALEQDDKGVQVDLQDLGYETSVTKSENDREESSSTDLEVGVKPSCSASSLPSLLKHEQAAFSSTENLDSTSSTPYPSSPAFSSAKVSLKSLQVYEDYGVSEDPLQLQTQVRELKVQLESQTKLILQMQSLLRRNSLSSDLVANISDPSIVRDQEGTHREDHAHDKSYRGGQLREKKEGENQAMKDKTSHLNVELERERTLNRSMSEQLQQTRSRSTSPARLDSLVQSQARELSQLRQQIKESRRLGALQRQQLQELNKAFKELLQASKVDHYMGDVVKEQLDKSLSILDKLEGRLDKGESHLDNEDVAALELSRRLAKELQEKNRLIQSLQSQFRGQGPSSHHSSHSDLLLDLDRTSSSCHSSPTTQGGNRAHSQRHSADRTVGGAQEEDVSGHREAASRLQGLQRENGRLQEKLRGSEELNTTLRRELDLHRSIMAQNSSQHQEQDHSHDQEGSGSLNDGYKRDGDMSSQKNASEQPHNLNSDLLAEHLQEIRALRQRLEESIRTNDHLREQLERRLAEVDKDPAATNIFIHGNEEQGQLANEVRFLWGQNQVLKEQLNVGSRDKQKENQKLRDTLARRTAKLEQSRKECEALRQENCRLQEQLELSSQENAQLQETLHYSKEQLDRFQCEVKLQKQQLSDSQHLLQSLRVELQVYENIKIEAQKYAESSGTTPEPVPVPSSGSVDLSELLSEIRHLRLQLERSIQTNTALRQRLEEQLLRGQNRSETININYLLSSPDEGGRSPGRDSCDPHFSQSFQTHKEHTSILYDEKRQAHSEVDGGSVSSSSGESLSSAPSRLVPGHRMWANRNGRHFLGLIEDYGALRKQISEGRKLSRSMDSQLHECLQSLRQHGSDNRVMEQQHLKGLSGSMNTMQQVLEEAGRLLKLVWRVSLPAGNAAGDGSGSNQQDELLKNEIARLKSRLSQQEKMLSGAVKRLRTTNQLKEGMERVIIDQLSLTHGVLKKARGNLEEVPVNGQ